GACAGCCCCTGGCCGGCCAGCCAGGCGGCAGCCTGCTGGCTGGAGTGACCGTGATAGCAGACCACCACCACCGGCCGCTCGGCCGGGGTCTCGCCGAGGAAGGCGCCGACGCTGTCGTTGTCCAGGCGCCGGCTGCCGGGAATGTGCCCCTGGGCGTAACTCATGGGGTCGCGGATATCGACCAGCGCCGCCTCGCGGCCCTCGTCGAGCCAGGCCTGCAGGGTCGGGATATCGAGATGCTGGAAGCTCATGGTGGCCTCTCGTGGTCAGGGCTTGAAGGTTATCGCCGGCGTCAGCGCCGCCGGCTGGGCACGCTTGCGCGCTCGCCGCTCTCGAGGGCCAGGGCGGTGAGCGCCCCGCCCCACACGCAGCCGGTATCCAGGGCCTGGGCATCGACGCGACTGTGCGGGGTCGCCCCCTGCAGGGCCGCCCAGTGGCCGAACAGCAGCCGGGCGCCGTCGCCGCGGGGGTACTGGAACCAGGGAGCGAAACCCGGCGGGGCGCTGTCGAGCCCCTCCTTGGCGGAGAAGTCGAGCCTTCCCTCGGCATCGATGAAGCGCATGCGGGTGAAGACGTTGACGATGGCCCGCAGCCGGTCGACGCCATCGAGGTCGTCGCGCCACAGCGCCGGGGCGTTGCCGTACATGCGCTCGAGGAAGGCCCCGGCGTGCTCGCCGCCGAGCACGGCCTGGACCTCCCGGGCCAGGCCGGCGGCCTGGTCCAGCGACCACTGGGGCAGCAGGCCGGCGTGGGTCATCAGGGTGTCCTGCCCGAGGGTGTCGCGCACCAGCAGAG
The Halomonas alkalicola DNA segment above includes these coding regions:
- the glpE gene encoding thiosulfate sulfurtransferase GlpE, whose protein sequence is MSFQHLDIPTLQAWLDEGREAALVDIRDPMSYAQGHIPGSRRLDNDSVGAFLGETPAERPVVVVCYHGHSSQQAAAWLAGQGLSEVYSLDGGFTEWQLRHPDRVEA
- a CDS encoding symmetrical bis(5'-nucleosyl)-tetraphosphatase; protein product: MTTYAIGDLQGCHAEFVELLEALDFDPRRDRLWLAGDLVNRGPGSLACLREVMALGEAARVVLGNHDLHLLAVARGGAALNRKDTLDAILAAPDREALLDWLQSRPLLVRDTLGQDTLMTHAGLLPQWSLDQAAGLAREVQAVLGGEHAGAFLERMYGNAPALWRDDLDGVDRLRAIVNVFTRMRFIDAEGRLDFSAKEGLDSAPPGFAPWFQYPRGDGARLLFGHWAALQGATPHSRVDAQALDTGCVWGGALTALALESGERASVPSRRR